Below is a window of Bacillaceae bacterium S4-13-56 DNA.
TAGTCTGCTTCAGAACCTGAACTCTTCCCAAACAATTGTTTCATATAATTCTGATGTTCATTTAACACACGTACAATTTGAACTTTATCATTTTCTATACGATAAAAGAAATAATTCTTTTCTAAAAATATATAACGATAATCCGTTTGCACATCAATTAGTTTGCCTAATTCAACACCGGATACAGGGTATTGCTCTAACCTTCTGATATTTGCCGTAATCTTTTTCAATATTCTTTGTGCAATATTCTGTCCCCATTTTGTCATAATATAGTCATTTATATATTGCAGATCTTCTAATGCCTTGGGCGAGTATTCTACTTTTGGCATATTTATATTCCTAGTATAGCTTCAACATCATCTGCCGAAATCCACCCTTTCTCTCTTGCTGATTTCTCACCTTCTTCAAGCTTAGCCAATAATCTGATAGTCGCTTTCAACTTTTCTAAATCTTTAATTGTTACGATTGCATATTCTCCTCGTCCATTTCTGGTTAAATAAACTGGGCTGTTTTCCGTTACTTCATTGAGAACCTCTGTATAATTCCTTAAATCTGAAACCGGTTTTATATTTAGCATGACAATCATCTCCTTATTTAAATATTATACAACATCCAATGTGTATGTTGTGTAAAATTAACATGCTTATTTACAGCTACTTGAATATTATCGAAGTTATCATTTATGTTAAATCACCGATGGTAATTTTATATTAGGATGGGTGATGACATTTTTGATGTAGCTTACACTTTTAATTTTTTCATTTGGATATATAGCATTAGAATTGGGGGCTTTAGCTTTCAAGCCCCGGACTTCTATCAAAAAACGGTTATGAGATAGTCGGTGTAATTGAAGGACATCCAAACAAAAAAAATCAGCAGTATTACCTAAAAAAAGAAATTAACTTATGATTAATCATATTACACTCAGAGGGCAAGTAATCTTTATAGCATAAGAACAGGCAGCGTTGTTATTGAAACAAACGGGGCAGGATAGTGCGGAAAGTGAATTATGTAAGGTAATATTAGAGGAGCGAAACAATTGGGGGAATAAGAAAATGAACATTGAACAAGAACTTTATCAAGCTGCAATCGATTTGATAGAAAAAAGATATGCTACTGGATGGGGCGGAGCAGCAGCAATGTATACAGAGGATGGCCAAATCTTAACAAGTGTATCACCAGATGTTATCAA
It encodes the following:
- a CDS encoding type II toxin-antitoxin system RelE/ParE family toxin is translated as MPKVEYSPKALEDLQYINDYIMTKWGQNIAQRILKKITANIRRLEQYPVSGVELGKLIDVQTDYRYIFLEKNYFFYRIENDKVQIVRVLNEHQNYMKQLFGKSSGSEADYGDDNQEDN
- a CDS encoding type II toxin-antitoxin system prevent-host-death family antitoxin; amino-acid sequence: MLNIKPVSDLRNYTEVLNEVTENSPVYLTRNGRGEYAIVTIKDLEKLKATIRLLAKLEEGEKSAREKGWISADDVEAILGI